The DNA segment GGTGAGATCGGGgggcccccccctccccccgccagccacagctgctgcatgcAGCTAGCTCATCGAGGGCTGAGACCCAACAGAACTAATGACACTAGTGGGTGTCCCCCAGGAGACAGGTGCCCTGTGAGGTTTGGCCACACAACCCGACAGGAGAGCCCCTGCTTTGCcacctcccccctgcccaggggttttggggaagggggggtgacaccccccacccccccccaggcataattcccacccctccctttgcaggtggggaaactgaggcagggggCAGCCCGCACTAGGCCTGTGGAGGGGCTGCCCCTGAGCCGAGCTCAGCTCTCTGGCCCCCCCAAAtctgccctgggctggcagcagcccccccgccAGCACCTCAGCGCCCgtctccccccgccccggcgtGTGCGCTTGGGGGAGCAGCGGGCGCTGATCGCGGCTGACAGCTGCTCGGTGCTCGCCGGGTGCGTGCCGCCCTTTCtgaaggggctgcagggccggcAGGCGGGCGACAGACGCAGCCCCCCACCACAGTGGTCCCAGGACTGGGGGGGCAGAggcccagccccactgctgctgacccacggggcctgatcctgctgctccccactgcGCCATGATCATCCGCCCCAGACGCTTAACCCCGGGGTATTTCCGTCTGCTCCAGGTAAGGGGGaagcagggtgggggggggggagcccaTGGGGACCCCCGGCACCCTGCCCATGCTGCCCACCAGGCCTGCTGGCCACGGGAGCTGTGCCTGGCCGCATCCTGGCTCTGGGTTCGCAGCGAGGGTGCTGCGGGGGAGCCCCACGTGCTGCATGGGAAAAGCACCCCCGGACACCCTGGGGGGGCCACGCAGCGGCCCCCATCGCCCTTACATTGCAGCTGAGCATGATGGGGACGTTCAGGGCACGGCCACAGAGCCCTTGTCCCCGGCGGGTTTGGGGCTCGGGGTCTCACGgtgctcccctctccccccgcaGATGCAGCTGGCGGCAGGGCGGGGGGCTGAGCCGGGGGGGCTGCTGACccccctggccctgctgctggcagccgccgggctctgcctctccttctaCAGCGCCCGGAGGATGGCCAGCCCCACCAAGGCCCCACCGGAGCCgtgaggagggggctgctggggctgcggggACGGTGCCCAGGGGGGTGCCAGGGTCCCCCTCTGCCCGCTGGCCCCTGCCTGAGCGCAGCTGCCGGCTgtggcagctttccagccgaTCTGCGCCACATCCAGCCCTTCCCTCCACGCCTGGGCGGCGTGATGCTCTGCGGCCGGGGGGACACATGCACCTCTGTCCCCCGCCTGTCTCCGCTTTTGGGAGCCGGTTCACGGCCCGCGATGGAGAGCAGAGAAGCCACCTCCGCTCCAGAGCTGCCGGCCGAGCCCCTGCCCGAGCCACCAGGACCCGGCTACAAGAAAACCAGAGGCTGAACAGAGATGGATGGCAGAGCCCAGTGCTGCAcccatctccatctcccccCGCAAGCAGAGGGGTCCGGGGGGATCCCTTGCACCCCactggcagccctgcagcccccctgtCCCCACAGGGACTGTGCTGTGGCCACAGCACTGCGGAAAGGAGGCCAGCACCAAGCACTGTTAGGTAACACGGCACGGCGGAGGGGGAGGTGGGCTGGGACAAGCCCAGCCTCTGCCAAAAACGGGGCAGGGGGCAGATGGGGCCACGGGGGTCCGTGATGTGTCCCCTGGGCAGGCGCATCCCACTGGGATGGTGCCAACCCCcatgcacacacagctgcagggGCTTGCAGCGCTCTCCATCtccccagggtgggcagaggACACAAATCCGAGCAGGCTACGTGGAATAAATCCTTTCCCGACGAGCACAGCTGCCTTGTggctctgcctttctgctgccccagcccagcgccTCGTCCCTGGCTTAGCAGGAGGGATCAACCCACCAACCCCAGGGAtttgctgccagggctgcatcGGGGAGACCCACTGCAGGAATTCACCGCGGCGGGTGGTTGGCATTGTCACACAAAGACCCCCAAGAGCCAGGTCACGGGTGAGATGGCAGCAGCATCAGTGTGGGGGATGGGAGGTGGGGAGGCTGATCCCGCCACAGCTCTCTGGCAGGTGAACTCACCTGGGTTTTAGGGAACAGGAGCCTCAAAGTATCCCTGCCAGGGGGACACCAGCACCTCGAGGCCCAAATGGGCAGGACCAGCACCACGAGCTGCTCGCTACATACCCAAGTGCTTGATGAAAAGTTCACTCAGCACATATTCCCCTAAAAACCAGCCCCGCAGCTGCTACCCGTAAGCTGGGAACCCGCTgccaggagggcaggggcagctggaCCCCCTGCCAGGACAGGGGCAGCAGGACAAGGCTGCCCCTCCAGACTGGCAATATTTCCCTTTGCGTGCTCAAGAGGAGGACACGGAGaggacaccccccaccccaagggGCAGCTGCCACGCTCCAGCCAGGGCCTGGCTCACGCTCAGAGCTCCCAACACCACCAGCCTGTTGGATGACATATTTTAATGGGCGAGTCAGCGGCATAAACCTCTGACCCAAGGAGAGAGGCCCTAAAACcgctttaaaaacaaagagacGAGCGTACAGTCACGCCAGCGTGTCGGGAACAAGCGCTTGCCGCTTCgcccaggaggaggaggacacGCAGTGAGGGCACCCGGGGTCTTGCTGGCTCCTTCTTCTCGTTAATGCTCCGGCGACGAGGGATGTCGGGAGGAGCGGCGCTCCTGCTCGCTGGCACGCTGGGCCAGGGCATGTTTTTCTCACAAAGCTGAAGACAAAGAGGCCTTTACGGAGCCGCCTGGCGCTCAGCTGGACGTCTCCATCTCGGTGACTTCCTCCAGCGGCTGGGTCTGTACTTCCACCTTCTTGGGGGGGATGTAGGAGCCCATCCCGGCGGCACGCTCGGCCTCCTCCTGCGTGTACGGTGCCTCCCGCAGCTGCTTCAGCCTgccgggggggcagggaggagggctggagcatTTCAGCCCAGCTCCTCAAAAGCAGACGGGCCCAGGGCCGGCACCAGCACCTGCCTTGCCCCGGTGAGGTAGGAGCAGGGGCCACGGCCTCAGCCCCCCCTTACCTCTTCTTGTGCACCTTGGACCTGAAGTGCTCCTTCATACTGGTCAGGTCCACAAAGTAGCGCCTGGGGGGTGGCAGAGACTGGGGGTCAGGGGGATCCCgaggcgggagcggggcagAGGAGGGCCCTTACTGAGGGGCCAGGGCCCTCCCCCACACCTAGGGCCAGTCCCCCATGGGCCAGGGTCGCCTCTGACACCAGAACAAGCTCCCCCCATGGGCCAGGGTCCCTCCCAAGATGAGGACAAGACCCCcctccaggtgccagagctcCCCTAGCCAGGACCAAGCCCCCCCAAGAGCCAGGGAGACCCCCCCCAGGACCAGGTAAACCACCACAGCAGCCAGGGGACATCACCCTCCCACGAGGAGCCAGGGACAGCCGCCCCCAGGAGCCAGGGACATCCCCCCCGGGGCACGGgaacacacacccccccatccccgggGGCAcggggacacacacacacacacacaccccgggGGCACGgggacagccccccccccgggatCACAGGGACCCCCCaagccccggccccggcgcaCGCACGCGCAGTGCAGGCAGTAGAACTGGGCGCAGCCCGGCAGGTCGGGGTCGGGCTCCTGCCGCAGCAGCCGAGCGGCGTTCTCGGGCCGCAGGTCCCCGTGGATCTCATCCAGGTCGCGGCGGCGCCGCTTCGTCTTCAGCTGCCGGGCCAGGGAGTGCGCCCGGTGCGCGCCGGTGCACCGGCCATTGCGCGGCGACATGGCGGCCCCACGCCGCGCCGCCCTCCGCAGTGCGCAGGCGCGGGAGGCCGCAAGCCCCGCCCCCGCTCTTCCCGCTCCGCCCACAACGCGGAAGCCACGCCCCTCCGTGAGGCGCAGTGCGGACACCGGGTCTGATGCCACGCCCACGAGTCGTGAAGCCACGCCCATAACACGGGGGGCCACGCCCATGGGCCAACAGGCCACGCCCTCAGCGGCGTGTGTCTGCGCTACCGCCGTGCGCAGACCCCGGGAACGaccccggggcgggcaggggggccAAGGCCCGTCCCCAAGAGCCCCAGCACCCGGTGGCAGCCGTCCCCAAGCTGTCCCCGCATGCGGCACAGGGCCTGGCGTCGGGCAGGGGGTGACAGGCACCTGTGCTGCCCCGGTCACTGCTGTGATGAGTTGGGCAGGGCTCAGCGCAGCGTGTCCCGGCACCGATCGTGTTTCCTCCACCCCGGGTGATTAATTATAGATGGGGAGCCACGGCGGGGGGGGCCCCGAGCCCCAGCGCCTGCTCTGCACTCTGGGCTTGGGgtggccccagccctgggggtcCCCTGTGGGCCAAGGGCACTGGGGGGCTGGGGTAGGGAGACAGAGGGGGGTGTTGGGGGTGACCAGAGCCGCTGTCCCTGCGCTGCCCCCGGCTCAGGCCGGGCTCAGGTTCCCCTTTGTGCATTGGAAGTGGCCCCTGAAACTTTAATGAAGCCACCGGATCGCCAGGGCGGCACGGGGGcacccagccccccacccctcctgctccccacgGCACCCACCGGCTCCAGGCCCCGCTGAGCCCCTCACCATGGCCCAGGGCTTCTGGCGACTCTACAAGACCAAAGTGCTGCAGACCCTGGGGGGGGCACGGGCGGACGGGGCGCTGCAGGAAGAGGTAAGGTGGGGGGTCACCACCAAGCCTGGGTCCCCCTGAAGCAGGGTGACcaacctccctgctcccccccccgcctgcaCCCTGCCCTCACCTGGGGGCTTCATTGCAGGGAGACCCCCCTGAGCTGATGGAGACAGCTGAGCCCCCAGCGCTGATGGAGGAGGGACCCAGTCCCATGTCCCAGCTGGCAAGGAAGGtgaggatggggctgggggaagtGGGGACGGGGGGGGCCTGCTGGGACCTGGAGGTCCCCAGTGAGCCTGGTGCTGCCTCCCCTGCAGGTGCAGGGGGTGGGTGCCCGGGGCTGGCGGACACTTTCGTCCCTCTTCACCCGTGAGGACGAGCACCAGCTGCTCAGCCCGGAGCCCTGCGCAGACCAGTAAGTTGCAGATTGGTGGGGAACCCCCCAAAGCCCAGACCAAGCCCCTGGAAGCTGCTGagcccccacacccccctgTCCTGTCACCTGTATCCCTTTCCCTTGCCTACacccatggggctgggggtgcagcaggaggagagccAGCATGGAGGGGGGACGAGGTGGGTCTTGGGGGCCGTCCCAGTCCTGGTCACTGTGGGACTTGGCAAGAAGGGTACCCACACCAatgtccctgtcccccctctctccccagcccgCTGGCCGCCGAGCCGCCCCCGTCTGAGAACGCGCCCAGCTTTTGGGATCTCTTTGCTACCAAGTGGCAGCAGGCGTCAGGGCCGGACAAGGAGGCGCCCCCCCCGGAGCCGGGCGAGAGCCCTGGGGAGCCGCCGGGTGACGATGGCAGCGACCTACGGGAGCCAGAGGAAGGGGCCTTCCACTGGGGCTTCCTGGCCAGCAAACTGGCCGAAATCCGGAATAAAAATGCCCCCAAGGGCAACTAGAGGAGAATGTGCTGGCCAGACTCTCCAGCAGTGTGAGTGCCCCCCCCTACTGCTGGtgggcagccccctgcccacagctgagAGCTCCATGGGGGGGTTTGGCTACGTGTCTGCACTAAAGACCCCGAGGTGCCCCTTTTCCCCGAGCCCTGCCTGGTGCTTTTTTGCCCTcaccctccccccagcagcccagcgcCCCTGGAGCAGTGCAGCCCCcatggtggggatggggagctgCCACCCCCGGCCTCGAAGTATCCTCTTGCCCACCCTGGGCTCTGCCCACACAAACCACGCATGCTGCcaggttagaaaaaaaacaacaaaaccaggtTTATTGAGCACTGCTCTGACCCCAGCAGCCCCTTTTCtagggaggagggggctgtggggtgggcaCTGTCCGcaatgggggtggggggctcagGCTTTGCCCCTACTCCCCCTAGCCTGCAGCTGATAGGGGCTGCAGGCCCATCCCACCACCCTGGGCTGGAGACAGGGAGGATGAAGACGGGTCACAGAActggggcagcagcctgccagccctgggggcaAGGGGTGACACACCCTGGGGAGCCCCTTCCTCAGGTGCCCCCGCCCTGGCTCTGGGGTAGACCTGGTGgccctcccagccagcagcagccccataGCACCAGGACTGTGAATGCCACCAGCCTGTCGACCACCTCCTGCGAGGGCGAGGGGCCACATCCAGCCAGTGGGAGCTACACGGGCGGCTTCATCCCCCGCCAGGCTGTCTTTGCTCAGACGGTGGACTCCTTGGCAGCTGCCCAGGCTCTCTGGCAGCCGTAGAGCCACTTGATGACACGGGCGTTGCGCTCCACCACCGAGACGGCAGAGCCCAGCCGGCTGTCTGGCTCCTCCTCGCCCGGCCCCGCATCCCCCTCGCTGCCCCCCGAGGCCTGCCCAGGCTCCGACTCACAGGAGCCGGGGGGCCGAGCCGAGGCGTTATCCCAGCCCGCCGGCCCGAACCGCTCCTGGCCCAGCAGCTCTACCAGCGCCCGGTCCAGCCCGCAGTAATTGAAGAACCGCTCCTGCTCTGAGAGTGGCAGGGAGATGCGCAGAGCCAGCGCCGGCTtgccggggggctgggggggctgcgccatggggctgcctggcagagggAAGATGCCACCACCGCCACCGTCACTGCCGG comes from the Falco rusticolus isolate bFalRus1 chromosome 3, bFalRus1.pri, whole genome shotgun sequence genome and includes:
- the ZNF593 gene encoding zinc finger protein 593 → MGVAPRVMGVASRLVGVASDPVSALRLTEGRGFRVVGGAGRAGAGLAASRACALRRAARRGAAMSPRNGRCTGAHRAHSLARQLKTKRRRRDLDEIHGDLRPENAARLLRQEPDPDLPGCAQFYCLHCARYFVDLTSMKEHFRSKVHKKRLKQLREAPYTQEEAERAAGMGSYIPPKKVEVQTQPLEEVTEMETSS
- the C3H1orf232 gene encoding uncharacterized protein C1orf232 homolog, whose amino-acid sequence is MAQGFWRLYKTKVLQTLGGARADGALQEEGDPPELMETAEPPALMEEGPSPMSQLARKVQGVGARGWRTLSSLFTREDEHQLLSPEPCADHPLAAEPPPSENAPSFWDLFATKWQQASGPDKEAPPPEPGESPGEPPGDDGSDLREPEEGAFHWGFLASKLAEIRNKNAPKGN